CTGCTGGGCGAATTGGTCTCCGATATCGGCGAACGCGTCTACCTGCCCGACGGTGGCGAGTCGGGGACACGGACCCGGCACGACATCAGCGTCATCGCCGCGCCGGTCTTCGACCATCACCGACGCCAGGTCATGGTGGTCTCACTGCAGATCGGGCATGCCCTGACCGACAGCGAGATCACCGAACGAGCCCGCGAGGTGATGGCCAGCGCGGCCGCGCTGACCGCTCAGCTCGGCGGGTCGAGACCGGACCAGAACTAGACCTCGGCCAGCACCGCGAGTGCGTCGGTCGGCGCCACCTGCAACCCGCATCGGTCCTTGTAGGCGGTCAGCGGCGCCTGGATGGCACGCAGCTCATCGGCCTCTTGCGGATGATCCTTGAAGTAGCCGTCGAACTGACCGACCGCGACGAATGCCGGCTGCCGGGTGAAGTCGATGAGCGCCGCGTTCACGTCGGGATGCGCGGCGAAGTACGCCGACAGCTCCTTGGTGACCGAACTGATGGTGTCGGCCAGCCCAGCCGCGTTGCAGTCGCCGGCTGCAGGCGCCGACGTCGTCGGAGTCGCCGGGGCAGGCGTGCTGTCCGAGCCCTCCGGATCAGCCCAGGAGGTCGGCATGCCCAGCATGGCGCCGGCGGCACCGGCAGCGATGAGACCGAAGGTGGCGCGCCGGAAGGTGGCGATACGAGCCATGTGTGTACTCCTTTGCAGCGGATCGGCCGGGGCATCCCGGCCCTGTAGAGCACGTCGCCTCGGCAAACACGGCTGTTACACACGTGGCGGAAATTCACTTCTGTCCGCACGGCGCGATGTGTTGCGATGGCAGTCATGACGGACCCGATCTGGCCGTTGGCGGACTTGGAAGTGACCACTCCGACCCTGGGCCTGCGCTACATCACCGACGAGCTGGCCACCGATCTCGCGCGCCTGGCGGCCAGGGGTATTCACGATCCCGCCACCATGCCGTTCTCGGAGCCGTGGACCGACGTGCCCTCACCCCAGTTGGAACGCAACAGCCTGCAGTACTTCTGGCGCTGCCGCGCCGAGGTGACCCCCGAACACTGGGACCTGCCGCTCGCCGTGCTCGCCGGCGGGCGGCCCGTCGGGGTGTGCACGGTGCACGCCGAGCAGTTCCCGGCCCGCCGATCGGTGACGACGGGGTCGTGGCTGGGCCGCGCACATCAGGGCCGCGGCCTCGGGCGGGAGATGCGCCAGGCCGCCTTGCATCTGATCTTCGCGGGCTTCGGCGCCGGCGAAGCCACCACCCGCGCGTGGCACGACAACGCCGCATCGCTGGGTGTCACGCACTCGCTGCCCTACGCGCAGACCGGCACCGCGCAGGAACAACGCCGCGACCGGACCGACACCATGCTCGCCTTCACGATGCGCCGTGCCGCATGGAACCCGATTCGCCGCAACGATATTCACCTGACCGGTGTGCCGGCCGTCGCCGCGCAGCTGGGCTTCTCACCGCACGCCGGCGAGCGCGAACGGGAGGACGGCTGACGCACCGGCCGCCCGCACCACCCGTGCCGCCATGGTCAGCGTCCACCCGGTATCGGTGACATCGTCGATGAGCAGTACCGGTCCCGCATCCACGTGGACCGGCACCTCCCACGCATCCCGCAGTCCCGCCACCCGGTAAGCCGAGTTCGCCGCGGTGACAGGCCGGTGCTGGGGTGTGTACCTCAGCACCCCGAGATCGGTGAGCCTGCCGAGCTGGGCCAGCCGGGCCGCGGTCGAGCGGATCAGCTGCGGTCTGGTCGCCGAGTCCAGCGCCAGCACCGCGGTGGGCCTGGTCTTCCAGTCCCACGCCTTGAGCACCGCTATGGCGGCCTGCACCAGGTCATCGGGGACCTCACCGTCGGGCTCGTCCAGCAGTCGCCGCAGCCGGGTGCCCCAGCCCAGGTCGGTGAGCCGTCCGATCACCCGGCCAGGTTCCGGGCCGTCCCCGATGCGGCCCGACAGGTCGACACCCAGGGATGCCAGCCCGGTGGGCCATTGGCGGCGTGGGGCGATCTCCACCCCGGGGCGCATCAGCTGCTCGCGGGCCGATTCGGCCGCCGACACGTCGACCGCGTTCGGATAGCGGGAGCCGACACAGTTGTCACAGCGCTCGCACCGATGATCGGCCGCCAGGTCGGGGTCGTCGAGCTGACCCCGCAGGAATGCCATCCGGCACCCGGATGTCGACTGGTAGTCGAGCATGGCCTGCTGCTCGCGCTGCCGGGCCTCCGCCAGCTTTCGGTACCGCGGTTCGTCGTAGCCCCATGGCTGGCCGGTGCTGATCCAGCCGCCCTTGACCCGGCGCACCGCGCCGTCGACGTCGAGCACCTTGAGCACCATCTCCAGACGCGACCGGTTGAGGTCGACCAGCGGTTCCAGCGCGGCAGTGGACAGCGCCCGGTCCGGCTCGAGCGCGCCGATCACGTTGCGCACCATCGCTTCCGACGGGAACGCCACCGAGGAGAAATACCGCCACACGTCGGCGTCCTCGCGACCGGGTAGCAGGATCACCTCTGCGCTGGCGGTGGCACGACCGGCGCGGCCCACCTGTTGGTAATAGGCGATCGGCGAGGACGGCGCACCCAGATGCACGACGAACCCGAGATCGGGTTTGTCGAAACCCATCCCCAGCGCCGAGGTGGCGATCAGCGCCTTGACCCGGTTGGCCAGCAGGTCGGCCTCCAACTGCTCGCGTTCGGCGGCCTCCGTCGACCCGGTATAGGCCGCTACCGGGAATCCGCGTTCCCGCAGCAGCGCGGCGATATCGTGGGCCTGTGACACCGTCAGCGTGTAGATGATCCCCGACCCGGGTAGCGAATCCAGTTGCGCAGCAACCCATGCCGCGCGTTGAGCCGGTCCCCCGGCCTGCACCACCGACAACCGCAACGACTCCCGGTCCAGTCCGCCGCGCAGCACCAGGGTGTCCGCTCCCCCGACGCCCAACTGGGCGGCGACATCGTCGACCACTCGGTCGTTGGCTGTTGCCGTGGTCGCCAGAACGGGTATATCGGACCCCAATTCGGCGATCAGCGTCCGGATCCGGCGGTAGTCGGGGCGGAAATCGTGGCCCCAGTCCGAGACGCAGTGCGCTTCGTCGACCACCACCAACCCCGCGTCGGCGGCCAGCGCGGGCAGCACGGCGTCCCGGAAGTCCGGATTGTTCAACCGCTCCGGGCTGACCAGCAACACATCGAGTTCACCCGCGGTGACCCGTCGATGCACGTCCTGCCATTCGGTCACATTGCTGGAGTTGATCGTCGCCGCCGCCACCCCGGCCCGCTGCGCCGCCGCCACCTGGTTGCGCATCAGCGCCAGCAGCGGCGACACGATGACCGTCGGCCCGCGCCCGGCGGCCCGAAGCAGCTTGGCGGCGATGAAGTACACCGCCGATTTGCCCCAGCCGGTGCGTTGCACCACCAGCGCACGTCTGCGCCCGACGACCAACGCTTCGATGGCCGTCCATTGATCATCGCGCAGTACCGCCTCCTGGCCTGCGAGCTGTTCCAGGATGGCCTGCGCGTCAGTACGCGTAGGTGTTGGCAGGCTTGGGGATCGGGGTGGCACGGGTGACCTCCAGGGTCGGGATGAAATGGGTGGAAGGATTCGAGGACCCCGGGATGACACGCCCTTCGATGCGTAGCCAGGTGTCATCGGGATGACCGGAGACGTTGCCGGACAGATGGACCCGGGCAAGCTGCGCATCCGCGGCGCAGCAGATGATCACCACCCGGGCCAGGTCATCGCCCATGACGAAGCCGGTGGTGCTGATCGATTGGTTGTCCAGGCTCTTCGTCGAGTCGGCGGCAGCGCGCATCAGCAGTTCGGGCAGGGAGACCGTGCCATCCGCAGGTAGCGGCGGGAACGGCCGCAGATGCGGCTGCGCGGCCGCCGGCGACTCCGGAGTCGCACCGACCACGCCCATGGCCGGTACCGCCACGAATGCGGTGAGCGCCACCGGGATCAGCAGCAGCCAGGCCGTACCGCCGTGGTGGTGGTGCTCGGCCGCACCGTGGCGCGCGTCGGCCAGGAATCCGGCCAGCCCCAGCACCACCAGCAGCACCGCGGCCGCGATCAGCCACGGCAGTAGACCCGGTTTGACGAAGTTGAGGTAGGTGCCTTTCACCACCAGCAATCCGGCACTCAGCCCGATCAGCAGCACCAGCGTGTTCTGCACGACCCGGCTCATGACGCGGTCCCCAGCACCAACAGTCCGACCGCGGTGGCAATGGTGGTGGCCACCAGCAGGGTGAGCGGCGCGAACCGGACCGCGAACGCCCGGCCGAACATCCCGACCTGCATGGCGAACAACTTCACGTCGATGGCCGGGCCGACCACCAGGAACACCAGCCGGGGCAACAACGGCAGCATGGTGAATCCGGCCGCGACGAAGGCGTCGGCTTCCGAACAGAGGGCCAGCACCACCGCCAAGATCGCCATCGCGAGGATGCCGAACACCAGATTTCCGGCCACGTGCTCGAACACCCATGTGGGCACGAACGCCCGCAGCAGTGCCACCGCCGCCGCGCCGATCACCAGGAAGCCGGCGGACTGCAGGAAGTCGTGCCGGGCCGCACCGGTGAACACCGCCCAGCGCGGGGCCGAATCATCGTGCGGGGTCGGCAGGGTGCGGGTCACCCACGCGGCGCAGCCCCAGCGTTGCCACAGCAGACCCATGGTCACCGCGGTGAGAAGCGATGCGGCGCAACGGGCCACCACCATCTGCGGCTGACCGGGGAACGCGACCGCGGTCGCGACCAGTACCACCGGGTTGATGGCCGGCGCCGAGAGCATGAACGTCAGCGCGGCACCGCCGGTGTCGGGGCTGAACAACCGGCGCGCCACCGGGACCGAGCCGCATTCACAGCCCGGCAGGGCAGCTCCCCCCACCCCGGCGGCGGCCACCGCGAGCACCGGGCGCCGCGGCAGCCAGCGCTGCAGCCGCTCAGCGGTCACAAAGGCGGCGACCAGCCCGCTGACGATGACGCCCAGCACCAGGAAGGGCAGCGCCTGAACGAACACCCCGCAGAAGATGGTGGCGGCGGCCGCCAGCCGCGGGTGGGTGGACAACACGCCGCTGACCGTCCCCGCCGACAGCGCCAGCACGATGAGACCGACCAGCAGGAACTCCAGCGAGCCCGCCCTGCGGCGCGTTGTCGCAGTGGTGGCCATGGCCCCTATCTTGCCCGGGCCTCCTGACAGTTACCCAGATCGACGTTTTGGCCGGTTCTTCTCGACCTTTCCCGCCCGTGTGATCAATTGGGCGGATAGGGGGTCAGGCGTTGGAGGCTTCCTGCTCGCGTTTGATCTCCAGCGCGATGTCGATGAGCTGATCCTCCTGGCCACCGATCAGCTTGCGCTGGCCGACCCGGAGCAACAACTCATGGGCGGGCACGCCATAACGTTCGCCCTGGCGAACTGCGTGCTTGAGGAAGCTGGAGTACACCCCGGCGTAGCCCATGATCAGTGCGTTGCGGTCGAGCAGGCACTCAGCGGGCATCGCCGGCGCGACGACCTCTTCGGCGGCGTCGGCGATATCGAAGAAGTCGATACCGGTCTTGACGCCGATCTTGTCGAACACCCCGACCAGCGCCTCCACCGGCGCGTTACCGGCACCGGCGCCGAACCGGCGACACGACCCGTCGATCTGTTTGGCGCCGGCGCGCACGGCCTCGACCGAGTTGGCGACGCCGAGGCCGAGGTTCTCATGACCGTGAAATCCGACCTGCGCGTCATCGCCGAGTTCGGCGACCAGCGCCGCGACCCGGTCGGCGACCTGATCGAGCACCAGCGCACCGGCGGAATCGACGACGTAGACGCACTGGCAGCCGGCATCGGCCATGATGCGGGCTTGGGCGGCCAGTTTCTCCGGGGCGATGGTGTGGCTCATCATCAAGAACCCGACCGTCTCCAACCCGAGTTCACGGGCCAGCCCGAAATGCTGGATCGAGACGTCGGCCTCGGTGCAGTGGGTGGCGATCCGGCAGATCGACCCACCGTTGTTCTGCGCCTCCTTGATGTCTTCCTTGGTGCCCACCCCGGGCAGCATCAGGAACGCGATCTTGGCCTCTTTGGCGGTCTGGGCGGCGAGTTTGATCAACTCCTGCTCCGGGGTTTTGGAGAACCCGTAATTGAACGACGAGCCGCCCAGCCCGTCACCGTGGGTGACCTCGATGACCGGGACGCCCGCGTTGTCGAGTGCGGCGACGATCGCCTGCACTTCGTCTGTGGTGAACTGATGGCGCTTGTGATGGGACCCGTCGCGCAGCGACGTGTCGGTCATCCGGACATCCCAGATCGGGTTGAAGAAAATATCGGCGGTGCTCATGCCTGACCTCCAGCGGTAGCCGCGACGCGTTCCTTGGCGATTTCCTCGCCGACCTTGGTGGCCGCGGCGGTCATGATGTCCAGATTTCCCGCGTAGGGCGGAAGATAATCCCCGGCACCTTCGACTTCGACGAACACGGTCACCACATGGTTGCCGCCGTTGACCACCGACGGCTCGTCGAACTGCGGTTCGTTGAGCAACCGATACCCGGGCACATAGGTCTGCACCTGCGCCACGACCTCCTTGATCGACGCGGTGATCGCCGCCTGATCAGCGTCCTCGGGAATGGCACAGAAAATGGTGTCCCGCATGATCATCGGCGGCTCGGCCGGGTTCAAGATGATGATCGCCTTCCCCTTGGCGGCCCCACCGATATCACGCACCCCGGCGCTGGTGGTCTTGGTGAACTCATCGATATTGGCCCGCGTCCCGGGACCGGCCGACGCCGAGGACACCGACGCCACGATCTCGGCATAGGGCACATCCACCACCCGGGACACGGCGTACACCATCGGGATGGTCGCCTGCCCACCGCAGGTCACCATGTTCACGTTCGGCGCATCCAGATGCGCACGCAGATTCGCCGGTGGGATCACCCCGGGCCCGACCGCCGCCGGGGTCAGATCGATCGCCCGGATCCCGGCCGCCTCATACCGCGGCGCGGCAGCACGATGCACATACGCACTGGTCGCCTCGAACACCAGATCCGGCAATTCACTGCGCCCCAGAAGCCAATCCACACCCTCATGACTGGTTTCCAGGCCCAGTTTGCGGGCCCGGGCCAAACCCTCAGACTCCGGGTCGATCCCGATCATCCAGCGTGGTTCCAACCACTCCGACCGCAACAACTTGTACAGCAGATCGGTACTGATATTGCCCGACCCGACAATCGCCACTGACGCCTTATCAGCCATAAGAACGGCTCTCCCTATTCGAAACTCAGTCGGACTGAACCTAGTCCGTCGAAATCTGCTACGAAATCGTCACCCGGACGTGCATCTATCGCACGCATGCACGCCCCCGGCAGCACGATGTCGCCGGCCTTCAACCGCACCCCGAACTGGTCGACCTTGCGGGCCAGCCAGGCCACCGACGTGACGGGATTGCCCAGCACGGCGTCGCTGCGGCCCTCCGCCAC
This genomic stretch from Mycolicibacterium fluoranthenivorans harbors:
- a CDS encoding hemophore-related protein → MARIATFRRATFGLIAAGAAGAMLGMPTSWADPEGSDSTPAPATPTTSAPAAGDCNAAGLADTISSVTKELSAYFAAHPDVNAALIDFTRQPAFVAVGQFDGYFKDHPQEADELRAIQAPLTAYKDRCGLQVAPTDALAVLAEV
- a CDS encoding GNAT family N-acetyltransferase — translated: MTDPIWPLADLEVTTPTLGLRYITDELATDLARLAARGIHDPATMPFSEPWTDVPSPQLERNSLQYFWRCRAEVTPEHWDLPLAVLAGGRPVGVCTVHAEQFPARRSVTTGSWLGRAHQGRGLGREMRQAALHLIFAGFGAGEATTRAWHDNAASLGVTHSLPYAQTGTAQEQRRDRTDTMLAFTMRRAAWNPIRRNDIHLTGVPAVAAQLGFSPHAGEREREDG
- a CDS encoding RecQ family ATP-dependent DNA helicase; this encodes MPPRSPSLPTPTRTDAQAILEQLAGQEAVLRDDQWTAIEALVVGRRRALVVQRTGWGKSAVYFIAAKLLRAAGRGPTVIVSPLLALMRNQVAAAQRAGVAAATINSSNVTEWQDVHRRVTAGELDVLLVSPERLNNPDFRDAVLPALAADAGLVVVDEAHCVSDWGHDFRPDYRRIRTLIAELGSDIPVLATTATANDRVVDDVAAQLGVGGADTLVLRGGLDRESLRLSVVQAGGPAQRAAWVAAQLDSLPGSGIIYTLTVSQAHDIAALLRERGFPVAAYTGSTEAAEREQLEADLLANRVKALIATSALGMGFDKPDLGFVVHLGAPSSPIAYYQQVGRAGRATASAEVILLPGREDADVWRYFSSVAFPSEAMVRNVIGALEPDRALSTAALEPLVDLNRSRLEMVLKVLDVDGAVRRVKGGWISTGQPWGYDEPRYRKLAEARQREQQAMLDYQSTSGCRMAFLRGQLDDPDLAADHRCERCDNCVGSRYPNAVDVSAAESAREQLMRPGVEIAPRRQWPTGLASLGVDLSGRIGDGPEPGRVIGRLTDLGWGTRLRRLLDEPDGEVPDDLVQAAIAVLKAWDWKTRPTAVLALDSATRPQLIRSTAARLAQLGRLTDLGVLRYTPQHRPVTAANSAYRVAGLRDAWEVPVHVDAGPVLLIDDVTDTGWTLTMAARVVRAAGASAVLPFALAGVR
- a CDS encoding TIGR03943 family putative permease subunit, whose product is MSRVVQNTLVLLIGLSAGLLVVKGTYLNFVKPGLLPWLIAAAVLLVVLGLAGFLADARHGAAEHHHHGGTAWLLLIPVALTAFVAVPAMGVVGATPESPAAAQPHLRPFPPLPADGTVSLPELLMRAAADSTKSLDNQSISTTGFVMGDDLARVVIICCAADAQLARVHLSGNVSGHPDDTWLRIEGRVIPGSSNPSTHFIPTLEVTRATPIPKPANTYAY
- a CDS encoding permease, translating into MATTATTRRRAGSLEFLLVGLIVLALSAGTVSGVLSTHPRLAAAATIFCGVFVQALPFLVLGVIVSGLVAAFVTAERLQRWLPRRPVLAVAAAGVGGAALPGCECGSVPVARRLFSPDTGGAALTFMLSAPAINPVVLVATAVAFPGQPQMVVARCAASLLTAVTMGLLWQRWGCAAWVTRTLPTPHDDSAPRWAVFTGAARHDFLQSAGFLVIGAAAVALLRAFVPTWVFEHVAGNLVFGILAMAILAVVLALCSEADAFVAAGFTMLPLLPRLVFLVVGPAIDVKLFAMQVGMFGRAFAVRFAPLTLLVATTIATAVGLLVLGTAS
- the dmpG gene encoding 4-hydroxy-2-oxovalerate aldolase: MSTADIFFNPIWDVRMTDTSLRDGSHHKRHQFTTDEVQAIVAALDNAGVPVIEVTHGDGLGGSSFNYGFSKTPEQELIKLAAQTAKEAKIAFLMLPGVGTKEDIKEAQNNGGSICRIATHCTEADVSIQHFGLARELGLETVGFLMMSHTIAPEKLAAQARIMADAGCQCVYVVDSAGALVLDQVADRVAALVAELGDDAQVGFHGHENLGLGVANSVEAVRAGAKQIDGSCRRFGAGAGNAPVEALVGVFDKIGVKTGIDFFDIADAAEEVVAPAMPAECLLDRNALIMGYAGVYSSFLKHAVRQGERYGVPAHELLLRVGQRKLIGGQEDQLIDIALEIKREQEASNA
- a CDS encoding acetaldehyde dehydrogenase (acetylating), with amino-acid sequence MADKASVAIVGSGNISTDLLYKLLRSEWLEPRWMIGIDPESEGLARARKLGLETSHEGVDWLLGRSELPDLVFEATSAYVHRAAAPRYEAAGIRAIDLTPAAVGPGVIPPANLRAHLDAPNVNMVTCGGQATIPMVYAVSRVVDVPYAEIVASVSSASAGPGTRANIDEFTKTTSAGVRDIGGAAKGKAIIILNPAEPPMIMRDTIFCAIPEDADQAAITASIKEVVAQVQTYVPGYRLLNEPQFDEPSVVNGGNHVVTVFVEVEGAGDYLPPYAGNLDIMTAAATKVGEEIAKERVAATAGGQA